TGACCGACAAGCATAGAACCCTTGCTATACTCCTTTATGGCAGGATAAACGGTTTGCTGAAATCGATTGTAGTCCATTTCAGGATGGAATGAAGGAAGGGTTTTCGATCTGAGAAAAAGCTTTGCGTGAATGAGAAGCCGGATCTCCCTGATTATCATCGTCAGAACCATTAGATGGTGAACACCTTGATCAAGGAGCTCTTTCAGGGTCAAGAGGGCTTTCCCTATATTCTTCTCGGTCAGAGCGGAGGTTAGATCAAATATGGAGTCTTCCTTTGTTCTTCCTGTAACGTCCTGGACATCCTGTCCTGTAATAACTGGTCTGTCGCCTGTATAGGTAATCAGCTTTTCCACCGCTCCCCTGAATTGCCTGATGTTGAAGCCGGTTTTTCTTTCCAGGGCGAGAAATGCCTCCGGTGTCAGCTTTTTACCACTTCCGCCAAGGAGTTCTTCAGCAGCATCCTTCAGCAGCATCTTCTGCATCTTTTCATTCTTGACACGGGAAAAACCGAGGACAACTCCGATATCGGATATTACCTTAAAAAGCTTTTTCCTTTTGTCTACAGAATAATCGGTGGTCAGTATGAGACAGTTACCTTCTGGAAGACCGCCTGTTAAAGCGTCTACGATGGCCTGTGTATCTTCCTGGGATCGTCCTCCCTTCATGCCGCGACTGTCACAAAAATCTATCATTTTCGGCAACCACGTCTCTCTTCCTTTCCCGCTATCATTGCCAATTGTTTTACTCCACTCATCATCGGAGATATTATTCCACCCATCATCCCTCAGATCCTCAAGTGTCCAGCCGGCCGTGTTCAAAAATGATACAAAGGCCCGCGCCGCTTCTAATGGATTGTCGTCTATATTTTTAGCGATTTTTTTTACGAGGTCAGACAGGGTGTTTTTAGAATGAAAAAAACGGGAATTCCTTACCGCCACGATTTTTTTTCCGGGGATAAGGGGGGGGGTAAGGATGGATTCACGTACACTGTCAATATCTTCGCTTTCCCCATCCATATAGAAGAGATTAAGATCCCTGCTTCCTCCGGGAAGGAGTAGGTTGATTATCTTATCGAGGGCATCCTTTATCAGGTATTCTTCATCTCCATGGATAAGATAACATTGAACAGTCGTGCCTTTTTTTATATCGCGAAGGACCGTCTCCAGAGTTCTTACCGTAACAC
This window of the Syntrophales bacterium genome carries:
- the holA gene encoding DNA polymerase III subunit delta, which produces MGSLKGVTVRTLETVLRDIKKGTTVQCYLIHGDEEYLIKDALDKIINLLLPGGSRDLNLFYMDGESEDIDSVRESILTPPLIPGKKIVAVRNSRFFHSKNTLSDLVKKIAKNIDDNPLEAARAFVSFLNTAGWTLEDLRDDGWNNISDDEWSKTIGNDSGKGRETWLPKMIDFCDSRGMKGGRSQEDTQAIVDALTGGLPEGNCLILTTDYSVDKRKKLFKVISDIGVVLGFSRVKNEKMQKMLLKDAAEELLGGSGKKLTPEAFLALERKTGFNIRQFRGAVEKLITYTGDRPVITGQDVQDVTGRTKEDSIFDLTSALTEKNIGKALLTLKELLDQGVHHLMVLTMIIREIRLLIHAKLFLRSKTLPSFHPEMDYNRFQQTVYPAIKEYSKGSMLVGQHPYVIYNALKNSERFSYEELGGYLETLVDVDVALKTTGKNPKLMLERLLADICL